In Mycobacterium sp. Aquia_216, a genomic segment contains:
- a CDS encoding mycofactocin-coupled SDR family oxidoreductase: MTGRVEGKVAFVSGAARGQGRSHAVRLAQEGADIIAIDICGPIDNLAYPHSTPADLAETADLVKNLDRRIVTAQVDVRDYETLKTAVDNGVEELGRLDIIVANAGVGTDGRKLHKISENVWQDMIDINLSGVWHTVKAGVPHILSGGRGGSIVLTSSVGGRKAYQNTGHYVAAKHGVIGLMRAFAVELGQGMIRVNSVLPTQVSTTMVMNDNTFRLFRPDLPNPGPEDFAPISQMMHTLPVPWVDPIDISNAVLFFASDESRYVTGVSLPVDAGSLLK; the protein is encoded by the coding sequence ATGACCGGCCGGGTCGAGGGCAAGGTCGCCTTCGTCAGTGGGGCCGCTCGCGGACAGGGCCGCAGTCATGCGGTGCGCTTGGCGCAGGAGGGCGCCGACATCATCGCGATCGACATATGCGGGCCGATCGATAACCTGGCCTACCCGCATTCCACCCCGGCGGATCTCGCCGAAACCGCCGATCTGGTCAAGAACCTCGACCGGCGCATCGTCACAGCGCAGGTCGACGTCCGCGACTACGAGACACTCAAAACCGCCGTCGACAACGGAGTCGAGGAGCTCGGCCGCCTCGACATCATCGTCGCGAACGCAGGTGTGGGCACCGACGGCCGCAAACTGCACAAGATAAGTGAGAACGTCTGGCAGGACATGATCGACATCAACCTCAGCGGTGTTTGGCACACGGTGAAAGCGGGTGTACCGCACATTCTTTCGGGTGGCCGCGGCGGATCGATCGTGCTCACCAGCTCGGTCGGCGGGCGTAAGGCCTACCAGAACACCGGTCATTATGTGGCCGCCAAGCATGGCGTCATCGGCCTGATGCGTGCCTTCGCCGTCGAACTGGGCCAGGGCATGATCCGGGTGAACTCGGTACTGCCGACCCAGGTCAGCACCACTATGGTGATGAACGACAATACCTTTCGGCTCTTTCGCCCCGACCTGCCCAATCCCGGGCCCGAGGACTTCGCCCCGATCTCTCAGATGATGCATACATTGCCGGTGCCCTGGGTGGATCCCATCGACATCAGCAACGCGGTCCTGTTCTTCGCCTCTGACGAATCTCGTTATGTCACCGGCGTTTCGCTTCCCGTCGATGCGGGCAGCTTGCTCAAATAA